The sequence below is a genomic window from Zhongshania aliphaticivorans.
GGCGATCTGGGGCTAATATTGGATCAGTTAGCGGATTACACCGAAGACAGTCAAAAACTGCGCGGTGTTATTGTGCAGGCGGCTCTTTATCCGGTGGTGTTATTGTTTGTTGCCCTAGCGGTGGTTGGCGCCTTAATGACGTTTGTGGTGCCCAAGGTCACCGCCCAATTTGCTCACTATGATCAAGCCTTGCCGACGCTAACTCGCGTGCTCATTACCTTGAGTGACGGTTTAATTGCGAATTGGCTATACATTATTTTAGGTGTTATTGCGGTAGCGGTACTTGGCCGTTGGTGGCTGAACTCGCCGGAGCATCGCTTGCAAGCTGACAAGGCTATTTTGAAACTGCCTTTGTGGGGACTGCTGATGCTGGAGCTGGATGCCGCAAGGATGTTGCGAACCCTCGCGATATTGATGTCGTCTGGTGTGCCGTTTTTGGAAACCCTCAAAGTCGCTTGCGATACCTTGGGTAATACTCATTTAAAGAAAAGCATGGCGCTGGTGCGGGAGCAAGTGCGCGAAGGCAAAAGCTTTAGCCGCTGCCTTCAGGATGAGGCTGAACTGCCCCCGCTTGCGATTTATATGATTGCCAGTGGTGAGGCCAGTGGTGAAATGGAAGCCATGACACAGCGTGCTGCAAGCAATCTTGAAAGAGAGTTGCAGCAGCGGGTACAGATGTTTGTAAGCCTATTTGAGCCGCTATTAATAGTGGTATTGGGTGGGGTGGTTCTATCCATTGTACTGGCGATTATGCTGCCGATATTACAGTTAAATAATTTGACTCAGTTTTAGGAGTTTGTGGATATGTTTGAGATAAAAAAGTCGTCTAGGGTAGCACGCCGCCAGTCGGGTTTTACCCTTCTCGAAATCATGGTTGTTATCGTTATTATGGGTTTGCTAGTGGCTGTGGTTGCCCCCAATGTCTTACAAAATCAAGATCGCGCCATGGTCGAAAAAGCCCGTGCCGATATCTCGGTACTTGAGCAAGCACTGGATATGTACAAGCTTGATAACCATGTTTACCCCACTACCAACCAGGGTTTGCAGGCGCTGATTACTCGGCCAGAGACGGGCAATCAGCCCAAAAATTATCGCAGTAACGGGTATATTAAGCGCCTACCTGAAGACCCATGGGGAACACCGTATGTGTATATCCAGCCGGGTGAACATGGACCTTTCGATTTGTACTCTACCGGTTCTGATGGGGAAGAAGGTGGAGAAGGGCTTGCACGTGATATCGTCAACTGGCAGGAATGAGTCCGGCTTTTCACTGCTAGAATTAATGGTCGTTGTTTTTATTATCGGCCTGCTCAGTGGTGTCGCAGCATTAACGCTGCCGTCTAAAGACGGCGGCGCCTTACTGCAAGAGCAGCGCTTTAAACTGATTGGCAGTTTGCGCAGTGCGCGTGCCGAAGCCGTTTTTAGTGGTCATAGTTTGGGCTTGCAATGGCGGAATCAGCGCGGCAATTTTTACGTATTAACTGCCGATGGCTGGCAGAAAATAGCGCAAGGTGTTTTAGCAAAAAGCATTGCACTGGACGACAATGTTCAGACCGAGCTTCTCGTTGATGGCGAGGTTTTGCATGAAAAAGCACGATTGGATAGTGAGGATACGGAACAGGAGGTGAACCCCCAGTTGTTGTTTTTGTCAGACGGCCAAGTCTCGCCTTTTGAGTGGCGTTTATCAACGGCTGGCACAGAGTCACTTAGTTTTGACGAACAGCTCACGGTTGATCGACCATGAGGCCTAATTTACAGGATCGTCAGCGTGGGTTTACCTTATTGGAAATTATGGTAGCGCTGATGATTTTTGCCACTGCTGCGGTGACGCTAACCAAAAGTCTCACCGAGAGCGCGCGCAGTATTAGCGCGATTGAAGAGCGACAGTTTGCCGATTTAGTGGCCCACAATGTTTTAATTGATATTCTTCGCGATGGCTATGGAACGAATAATAGTGGCAAAGAATCCATGGCAGGTTTTGACTTTAATTGGCAGCGCAGTGTTGAGCAAACGCCACACCCAGATATTCGTCGCGTGGACATAACGGTGACGCTGCAAAAGGCTACTGATGTGTTGGCCACGCGTTCGGCATTCCTCAATAAATGAAAACGTATAATGGCATGCGGGGGTTTACCCTAGTTGAGTTACTGATTGCGGTCGGCATTATGGCGCTAATCGGCACCGCAGGTTCACTCTTGCTGAATAGCTCGCTTAATAATCAGGCGGTTATTGAACAGCGTCAGCAGAATCTAGAGCGCCTCGCGCTGGCATTGACAATATTTCGCCACGACGTAGAGCAGCTTACTCCGCGTATTCCGAGAGATTCACAGGGCGACGTAATGCCTGCAAATATTATTGCGGCGCAGGTCGGTGAAGACAGCGAATTGGAGTTTGTACATGCTGGCCGCCGGGTTTTGCCGGGGCGAGGTTTGGGCAGCAAGTTAGAGCGGGTTCGCTATGTAAAAGAAGACGAAGCGCTAATTCGTTACAGCGCGGGGGTTGCCGATCCTGCGAGTAATACCCATTGGCAGCGTCAAGTTTTATTGACCGATGTGAGTCAGTTTGTTGTTGAATTATATGATGGCGAACGCTGGTCAACGTTTTGGCCACCAAGTACTCAAATAAATGCCAGCCAACCCAAGGCGCTGCGGATGTTGACGGCCGTTGGGGTGTGGGACGATATTCGACTGAATGTCTTGTTGCCGGAGGCGATTCAGTGAGGTCTTCTACACTCGTGCGCCAGCGCGGCGCGGCGCTGATGATGGTCCTGTTGATTGTTGCCGTAATGGTGGTGCTGGCGGTAGGGCTTGTTGATGGTGTGCGTTATAGCAGCCAGCGTCTATTAAATCAGCGAATTATGGATCAGGCGTATTGGTATTCAT
It includes:
- the gspF gene encoding type II secretion system inner membrane protein GspF is translated as MPAFEYRALDSAGANKKGMIEADSSRQARQMLRDQQLFPIDLKQTRDKTRADNARRSFAGARVSIADLALFVRHLATLIQSGIPLEEALAATAKHTRKPYLKRVVLDLRARVLEGHSLADGLNEHPRVFNPVFRALVSSGEKSGDLGLILDQLADYTEDSQKLRGVIVQAALYPVVLLFVALAVVGALMTFVVPKVTAQFAHYDQALPTLTRVLITLSDGLIANWLYIILGVIAVAVLGRWWLNSPEHRLQADKAILKLPLWGLLMLELDAARMLRTLAILMSSGVPFLETLKVACDTLGNTHLKKSMALVREQVREGKSFSRCLQDEAELPPLAIYMIASGEASGEMEAMTQRAASNLERELQQRVQMFVSLFEPLLIVVLGGVVLSIVLAIMLPILQLNNLTQF
- the gspG gene encoding type II secretion system major pseudopilin GspG codes for the protein MFEIKKSSRVARRQSGFTLLEIMVVIVIMGLLVAVVAPNVLQNQDRAMVEKARADISVLEQALDMYKLDNHVYPTTNQGLQALITRPETGNQPKNYRSNGYIKRLPEDPWGTPYVYIQPGEHGPFDLYSTGSDGEEGGEGLARDIVNWQE
- the gspH gene encoding type II secretion system minor pseudopilin GspH, whose product is MISSTGRNESGFSLLELMVVVFIIGLLSGVAALTLPSKDGGALLQEQRFKLIGSLRSARAEAVFSGHSLGLQWRNQRGNFYVLTADGWQKIAQGVLAKSIALDDNVQTELLVDGEVLHEKARLDSEDTEQEVNPQLLFLSDGQVSPFEWRLSTAGTESLSFDEQLTVDRP
- the gspI gene encoding type II secretion system minor pseudopilin GspI — translated: MRPNLQDRQRGFTLLEIMVALMIFATAAVTLTKSLTESARSISAIEERQFADLVAHNVLIDILRDGYGTNNSGKESMAGFDFNWQRSVEQTPHPDIRRVDITVTLQKATDVLATRSAFLNK
- the gspJ gene encoding type II secretion system minor pseudopilin GspJ: MKTYNGMRGFTLVELLIAVGIMALIGTAGSLLLNSSLNNQAVIEQRQQNLERLALALTIFRHDVEQLTPRIPRDSQGDVMPANIIAAQVGEDSELEFVHAGRRVLPGRGLGSKLERVRYVKEDEALIRYSAGVADPASNTHWQRQVLLTDVSQFVVELYDGERWSTFWPPSTQINASQPKALRMLTAVGVWDDIRLNVLLPEAIQ